One stretch of Armigeres subalbatus isolate Guangzhou_Male chromosome 2, GZ_Asu_2, whole genome shotgun sequence DNA includes these proteins:
- the LOC134216355 gene encoding LOW QUALITY PROTEIN: glycerate kinase-like (The sequence of the model RefSeq protein was modified relative to this genomic sequence to represent the inferred CDS: inserted 2 bases in 1 codon) produces MLSLLRKHSNHISVGYRRSHVGANMDHHIDTLNTLFNQAVNSVRPKALFETYLRGDLVNNQLHIPNKRYHVIGFGKAVLGMAVQIERILGDRLSSGCISIPVGTLDRFKGTXDFQLNRSTRIDVIECARNNLPDKNALEAAHKIKSFAEAMTDDDVLCVLVSGGGSALLPLPKHPVTLSEKLSVIKLLASAGATIEELNAVRIQLSDVKGGKLALAAKHSHKLLSFVISDIVGDPISLIASGPTVKASTSNKEALRILEKYQLSDKIPHSVVEMLNNVDKDLMDIPGNVHLIGSNKIAIDCLISEASSLNHISVLPLTSCIEGNVESLSQKYIELIIYIRQLQGSFIQKSCFIEAVSVLGKSLHYDSAKATELAETIGNNFGKDLLLVAGGEPTVIVEGNGIGGRNQELALRFSQKCYQMEGLHDVLLLSAGTDGIDGPTDAAGAIGAADVVKQFSALASEKCIVDFIQENDSNTLYKLVGSGKYHIVTGHTGTNVMDIHMLYIPWKKE; encoded by the exons ATGTTATCTTTGCTTCGAAAACATTCAAATCACATATCGGTTGGATATCGACGCTCGCACGTGGGTGCCAATATGGATCATCATATTGATACTCTCAACACATTGTTTAACCAAGCAGTAAACTCAGTCAGACCGAAAGCACTATTTGAAACATATCTTAGGGGAGATTTAGTCAACAATCAGCTTCATATTCCGAATAAACGCTATCATGTAATTGGCTTTGGCAAAGCGGTACTCGGAATGGCGGTTCAAATTGAACGCATACTCGGCGATAGACTGTCCAGCGGTTGCATTAGCATTCCAGTGGGAACCCTTGATCGATTCAAAGGGAC CGATTTCCAACTCAACAGAAGTACAAGAATTGACGTTATCGAATGTGCTCGGAATAACCTACCTGATAAAAATGCGCTCGAAGCTGCTCACAAAATCAAATCATTCGCGGAGGCTATGACCGACGATGATGTTCTTTGTGTGTTAGTGTCCGGAGGAGGTTCTGCTTTGCTGCCACTGCCTAAACATCCCGTAACTCTGAGCGAGAAATTGTCTGTGATAAAACTGTTGGCCTCAGCAGGGGCAACAATTGAAGAGCTGAACGCAGTACGGATTCAATTGTCGGATGTGAAAGGCGGAAAGCTGGCATTAGCCGCCAAACATTCGCACAAACTACTCAGTTTTGTAATTTCGGATATTGTTGGCGATCCAATTTCACTGATTGCGAGTGGTCCAACAGTTAAAGCTAGTACTAGCAATAAGGAGGCGTTACGGATATTGGAAAAGTATCAGTTGAGTGATAAGATTCCCCATTCTGTAgttgaaatgttgaataatgttGATAAAGACCTAATGGATATTCCTGGTAATGTTCATCTGATTGGATCCAATAAAATTGCAATCGACTGCCTCATCAGTGAAGCATCTTCGTTAAATCACATTTCAGTTCTACCATTAACATCATGTATTGAAGGAAACGTAGAATCTCTGAGCCAAAAATACATAGAATTGATTATTTATATCAGGCAATTACAAGGAAGCTTTATTCAAAAATCATGTTTCATAGAAGCTGTTTCTGTGCTTGGGAAGTCACTACACTATGATAGTGCAAAGGCTACGGAATTAGCTGAAACAATTGGCAATAACTTTGGGAAAGATTTGCTTTTAGTTGCTGGAGGCGAGCCAACCGTAATCGTTGAAGGGAACGGAATAGGTGGAAGGAATCAAGAGCTTGCCTTGAGATTCAGTCAAAAGTGCTATCAGATGGAAGGACTTCATGATGTGCTCCTACTTTCAGCCGGTACGGATGGAATTGATGGACCAACGGATGCAGCTGGAGCAATCGGAGCCGCTGATGTCGTGAAGCAGTTTTCTGCACTGGCCAGTGAAAAGTGTATAGTGGACTTCATCCAGGAGAACGATTCAAACACACTCTACAAATTGGTTGGGAGTGGGAAGTATCATATTGTAACAGGCCATACCGGAACGAATGTCATGGATATTCATATGTTGTACATACCttggaaaaaagaataa